The Xenorhabdus doucetiae genome has a window encoding:
- the sppA gene encoding signal peptide peptidase SppA — translation MRTLWNFTAALFKWSWKLLNFARQFIFNLIFILFIVVVVVGVIAYQQQSKRDDNYNGALYVDLSGIVLDHVSARSSLEQFGKDLFNPFSSNSRETSLFDVVDSIRRAKSDPKITGMVLKLNEFIGADQTSMRYIGKAINEFKATGKPVFAIGDTYSQSQYYLASYADKIYLSPLGIVDIHGFSTNHLYYKSLLDTLKVSTHIFRVGTYKSAVEPLLRDNMSQEARDADSLWLNELWNNYLSTIAVNRHIPADQVFPGATNFVEKFRKAGGDASLYAYQNKLVDAIEPRNSVEKIMRDKFGWNEEQKHFNYISIYDYIDQKPVQDTDDKGNIAVIIAEGPILEGKQLPGIVGSDTLVEQLREAHHNPNIKAIVLRVNSPGGSIGASEIIRNELAAIRNDKTGKAKPIVVSMGGIAASGGYWISTPANYIIADPNTLTGSIGIFGVVQTLEKSLNYLGVNTDGVSTTPLADISATKGLNQTVSDVIQLSIENGYSKFIGLVATARNKSLDEIDNIAQGRVWSGIDAKKHGLVDQLGDFDDAVTKAAALAGVKNASLNWMQPEPSFSEKLMLGLTASAQALLPNTLQSMLPAPLADVAQDMKKQAVFYKNMNDPQNIYTFCLNCVDIR, via the coding sequence ATGCGTACTTTATGGAATTTCACGGCAGCATTATTTAAATGGAGTTGGAAACTCCTGAATTTTGCCCGCCAATTTATTTTCAACCTTATTTTTATTCTGTTTATCGTGGTTGTCGTTGTTGGCGTCATCGCTTATCAACAACAATCCAAACGTGACGATAACTACAATGGTGCATTGTATGTCGATCTGTCTGGTATTGTTCTGGATCACGTCTCTGCCCGCAGTTCGCTTGAACAATTCGGAAAGGATCTTTTTAACCCATTCAGTAGTAATAGTAGAGAAACTTCCTTGTTTGACGTTGTTGACAGCATTCGTCGCGCAAAAAGCGATCCCAAAATTACGGGCATGGTATTAAAGCTGAATGAATTCATCGGCGCAGATCAGACTTCCATGAGATATATTGGCAAGGCTATCAACGAATTTAAAGCAACGGGCAAACCTGTTTTTGCCATTGGTGATACCTACAGCCAGTCACAATATTATTTAGCCAGCTATGCCGATAAGATATATCTGTCCCCATTAGGTATAGTGGATATCCACGGTTTCTCCACCAACCATTTATACTACAAGTCATTGTTGGATACGTTGAAAGTCTCTACCCATATTTTCCGTGTCGGAACCTATAAATCCGCCGTTGAACCCCTGCTGCGTGACAATATGTCACAAGAAGCGCGTGACGCTGACAGCCTCTGGCTCAACGAACTGTGGAACAATTACTTAAGTACCATTGCCGTTAATCGGCATATCCCCGCCGATCAGGTCTTCCCCGGTGCAACAAATTTTGTCGAGAAATTCCGTAAAGCCGGCGGAGATGCGTCACTGTATGCGTATCAAAATAAACTGGTGGATGCGATTGAACCACGCAATAGCGTTGAAAAAATAATGCGGGATAAATTTGGTTGGAATGAAGAACAAAAACATTTCAATTACATTAGCATTTATGACTACATTGACCAAAAACCTGTCCAAGATACCGACGATAAAGGCAATATTGCCGTCATTATTGCTGAAGGGCCAATTTTGGAAGGGAAGCAATTGCCGGGTATCGTTGGCAGTGACACGCTCGTTGAACAACTGCGTGAAGCACACCATAACCCCAATATAAAAGCGATTGTATTACGCGTAAACAGCCCGGGTGGCAGTATCGGCGCATCTGAAATTATTCGTAATGAACTGGCCGCTATCCGCAATGACAAAACGGGCAAGGCGAAACCTATCGTCGTTTCGATGGGCGGGATCGCTGCCTCAGGCGGTTACTGGATATCCACCCCGGCTAACTACATTATTGCTGATCCGAATACATTAACTGGTTCTATTGGTATTTTTGGTGTGGTTCAAACCCTTGAAAAAAGCCTCAATTACCTTGGTGTGAATACTGACGGTGTTTCAACAACCCCATTAGCCGATATCTCTGCAACCAAAGGGCTAAACCAGACTGTCTCAGATGTCATACAGCTCTCTATTGAAAATGGTTACAGTAAGTTTATTGGACTGGTTGCCACTGCCCGCAATAAATCTCTGGACGAAATTGATAACATTGCCCAAGGACGTGTTTGGAGTGGCATTGATGCTAAAAAACACGGTTTAGTGGATCAGTTGGGTGATTTTGATGATGCGGTGACAAAAGCGGCTGCATTAGCAGGGGTCAAAAATGCGTCATTGAATTGGATGCAACCTGAGCCTTCATTCTCTGAAAAACTCATGCTGGGACTGACTGCATCAGCACAAGCACTGTTGCCAAATACCTTGCAGTCAATGTTGCCGGCGCCACTTGCCGACGTTGCCCAAGATATGAAAAAACAAGCCGTGTTTTATAAGAACATGAACGATCCGCAGAATATCTATACATTCTGTCTGAATTGCGTCGATATCCGCTAA
- a CDS encoding D-hexose-6-phosphate mutarotase: MLDKIFSLPVVEQISPYISQRNIDGFPLIVVSHPKARGVISIQGAHLITWQPNNEKPVLWVSDNTLFNAGTPIRGGIPICWPWFGSSSAPSHGFARILPWELKAHNENENGVILTFTLQDNAYTRKLWPHEFTLIARFKLGETCEIELEPHGEYQATCALHSYFNVSDIDQIRVSGLGAHFIDTLSDREQVIDEDLVFHGRTDRIYTEPDDFSLLRDPLWKRTIEIHHYHHSDVVCWNPGAALSSSMKDMSKNGYKNMACIETARINNPLRSKNSIPDRLSVIIRCRKFSDNR, translated from the coding sequence ATGCTTGATAAAATTTTCTCATTACCCGTTGTAGAACAGATCTCCCCTTATATCAGCCAGCGAAATATTGATGGTTTTCCGTTAATTGTAGTTTCCCATCCTAAAGCGCGTGGGGTGATCAGTATTCAAGGTGCCCACCTAATTACATGGCAGCCCAATAACGAAAAACCCGTATTATGGGTAAGCGATAACACGCTTTTTAATGCCGGCACGCCCATCCGCGGCGGTATTCCCATCTGTTGGCCTTGGTTTGGTTCATCCTCAGCGCCCAGTCATGGATTTGCACGAATATTACCCTGGGAACTCAAAGCGCATAATGAGAATGAAAACGGGGTTATTTTGACGTTCACATTGCAGGATAACGCCTATACCCGTAAGTTATGGCCACATGAATTCACGCTGATTGCCCGCTTTAAATTAGGGGAAACTTGCGAAATAGAGCTAGAACCCCACGGTGAATATCAGGCTACTTGCGCCCTTCACTCTTACTTCAATGTCAGTGACATCGATCAAATTCGAGTGAGCGGACTTGGCGCTCATTTTATTGATACCCTCTCCGATAGAGAGCAAGTTATTGATGAAGATTTAGTCTTTCACGGGAGAACCGACCGTATTTATACCGAGCCAGACGATTTTAGCCTGCTCAGAGATCCTTTATGGAAACGAACCATTGAAATACACCACTATCACCATAGTGATGTCGTATGCTGGAACCCCGGCGCTGCACTTTCCAGTAGCATGAAAGATATGAGTAAAAATGGTTATAAGAATATGGCTTGTATCGAAACAGCCCGTATCAATAATCCATTACGGTCTAAGAATAGCATCCCTGACCGACTTTCTGTCATTATCCGCTGCCGTAAGTTTTCAGATAATAGATAA
- the ansA gene encoding asparaginase, translating into MQKKSIYVVYTGGTIGMQHSPNGYIPVSGHLQQQLAKMPEFHRPEMPTFTIREHQPLIDSSDMSPDDWSVIANDIDQNYHDYDGFVILHGTDTMAFTASALSFIFENLNKPIIVTGSQIPLEALRSDGQTNLLNALYLAANYPINEVSLFFNNKLFRGNRTIKAHADGFDAFSSPNCSPLMEAGINIRTFKTNPLPVRHGEFVVNPITSQPIGVVTIYPGLSSQVVENILMQPVKALILLSYGVGNAPQRADLLQTLKKATERGIIVVNLTQCISGRVNMEGYATGHSLAASGVISGYDMTFEAALTKLHYLLSQAYTPEEIRYLMQQNLRGELSYADE; encoded by the coding sequence ATGCAGAAGAAATCCATCTATGTTGTTTACACTGGCGGCACAATTGGGATGCAGCACTCCCCCAATGGGTACATTCCCGTTTCCGGTCATTTACAGCAACAACTCGCAAAAATGCCAGAATTTCACCGTCCAGAAATGCCAACATTCACGATCCGTGAACATCAGCCCCTGATTGATTCTTCTGATATGAGTCCTGACGACTGGAGCGTTATCGCAAATGATATCGATCAGAATTACCATGACTATGATGGCTTTGTTATTCTGCACGGTACGGACACCATGGCTTTCACGGCGTCAGCACTCTCTTTCATCTTCGAAAACCTCAATAAACCGATTATTGTGACAGGGTCACAAATTCCGCTGGAAGCACTGCGTTCCGATGGGCAAACTAATCTCCTTAATGCGCTGTATCTCGCAGCAAATTACCCCATCAACGAAGTCAGCCTGTTTTTCAACAATAAATTATTTCGTGGAAACAGAACAATTAAAGCCCATGCAGATGGTTTTGATGCCTTTTCATCCCCTAACTGTTCACCCCTGATGGAAGCCGGAATCAATATCCGCACCTTTAAAACCAATCCCCTGCCTGTCAGGCACGGCGAGTTTGTTGTGAATCCAATCACATCACAACCCATTGGGGTGGTGACTATCTATCCAGGGTTATCCAGTCAAGTGGTAGAAAATATTCTGATGCAGCCCGTTAAGGCATTGATTTTACTATCATACGGTGTAGGTAATGCGCCTCAACGTGCTGATTTGTTGCAAACATTAAAGAAAGCCACCGAGCGAGGCATTATTGTGGTTAATTTGACGCAATGTATTTCTGGCCGGGTCAACATGGAAGGCTATGCAACAGGTCATTCTCTGGCTGCATCAGGCGTTATCAGTGGTTATGACATGACTTTCGAAGCCGCTTTAACGAAATTGCACTATTTACTGAGCCAAGCTTATACCCCTGAAGAGATCCGCTACTTGATGCAACAAAATCTGCGGGGAGAATTGAGTTATGCGGATGAATAA
- the gapA gene encoding glyceraldehyde-3-phosphate dehydrogenase, with the protein MTIKVGINGFGRIGRIVFRAAQERSDVEIVAINDLLDAEYMAYMLKYDSTHGRFNGTVEVKDGQLVVNGKTIRVTSERDPANLKWDEVGVDVVAEATGIFLTDETARKHIAAGAKKVVLTGPSKDNTPMFVMGVNHNAYAGQDIVSNASCTTNCLAPLAKVINDKFGIVEGLMTTVHATTATQKTVDGPSAKDWRGGRGAAQNIIPSSTGAAKAVGKVIPELNGKLTGMSFRVPTPNVSVVDLTARLAKPATYAEICDAIKAAAEGELKGILGYTEDDVVSTDFNGEKLTSVFDAKAGIALNDNFVKLVSWYDNETGYSNKVLDLVAHISK; encoded by the coding sequence ATGACTATCAAAGTAGGTATTAACGGTTTTGGTCGTATCGGCCGTATTGTTTTCCGTGCTGCTCAAGAACGTTCAGACGTTGAAATCGTTGCGATCAATGATCTGTTGGATGCAGAATACATGGCTTACATGCTGAAATACGATTCAACCCACGGCCGCTTCAACGGCACTGTTGAAGTTAAAGACGGTCAACTGGTTGTTAACGGCAAAACCATCCGCGTTACATCTGAAAGAGATCCAGCTAACCTGAAATGGGATGAAGTGGGTGTTGATGTTGTTGCAGAAGCAACGGGTATCTTCCTGACCGACGAAACTGCACGTAAGCACATCGCGGCTGGCGCGAAAAAAGTGGTTCTGACTGGCCCATCCAAAGACAATACGCCAATGTTCGTTATGGGTGTTAACCACAATGCCTATGCAGGCCAGGATATCGTTTCCAACGCATCCTGCACCACTAACTGCCTGGCGCCACTGGCTAAAGTTATCAATGACAAATTCGGCATCGTTGAAGGTCTGATGACTACCGTTCACGCAACAACGGCTACCCAGAAAACGGTTGACGGCCCTTCAGCAAAAGACTGGCGTGGTGGCCGTGGTGCGGCACAGAACATCATCCCATCTTCCACTGGTGCAGCAAAAGCAGTAGGTAAAGTTATCCCAGAACTGAACGGCAAACTGACCGGTATGTCTTTCCGTGTTCCTACGCCTAACGTCTCTGTGGTTGACCTGACTGCACGTCTGGCTAAACCAGCGACTTACGCAGAAATCTGTGACGCAATCAAAGCAGCAGCAGAAGGCGAGCTGAAAGGCATTCTGGGCTATACTGAAGATGACGTGGTTTCCACTGACTTCAACGGCGAAAAACTGACTTCTGTATTTGATGCTAAAGCGGGTATCGCACTGAACGATAACTTTGTAAAACTGGTTTCTTGGTATGACAACGAAACTGGCTATTCCAACAAAGTTCTGGATCTGGTCGCTCATATCTCCAAATAA
- the fadR gene encoding fatty acid metabolism transcriptional regulator FadR, which produces MVIKAQSPASFAEEYIIESIWNNRFPPGSILPAERELSELIGVTRTTLREVLQRLARDGWLTIQHGKPTKVNNFWETSGLNILETLARLDHDRVPQLVDNLLAVRTNIAAIFIRTAFRNNPEKSLEVLAEKEHVEDTAESFSSVDYDIFRGLAFASGNPIYGLIINGLKGLYTRVGRYYFSSPEARNLALNFYQQLSALCQEKSYDKIMDCVRNYGKESGTIWHSMQSIMFNELAER; this is translated from the coding sequence ATGGTAATTAAGGCTCAAAGTCCTGCGAGTTTCGCGGAAGAGTATATCATTGAAAGTATTTGGAATAATCGCTTTCCACCCGGCTCCATACTGCCAGCAGAACGTGAATTATCTGAATTGATCGGTGTCACCCGTACGACCTTGCGAGAAGTGTTGCAGCGCCTTGCCCGTGATGGTTGGTTGACTATTCAGCATGGAAAGCCAACCAAAGTTAATAACTTCTGGGAAACATCCGGTCTTAATATTCTGGAAACGTTGGCGCGCCTTGATCATGATCGCGTTCCCCAGTTGGTTGATAACTTATTGGCCGTGCGAACAAATATTGCCGCCATCTTTATCCGTACTGCATTCAGGAACAACCCTGAAAAATCACTGGAAGTTCTGGCAGAAAAAGAACATGTGGAAGATACGGCTGAATCTTTCAGTTCTGTGGACTATGACATTTTCCGCGGTCTGGCTTTTGCGTCAGGAAACCCTATTTATGGTTTGATTATTAACGGGCTGAAAGGGTTGTATACCCGTGTTGGCCGTTATTATTTCTCCAGTCCTGAAGCGCGTAATCTGGCATTGAATTTCTATCAGCAATTAAGTGCACTGTGTCAGGAAAAATCCTATGACAAAATTATGGATTGTGTGCGTAATTATGGTAAAGAAAGTGGGACTATCTGGCATAGCATGCAAAGCATTATGTTTAATGAATTAGCGGAAAGATAA
- a CDS encoding NAD(P)H nitroreductase, translating to MNALELLLNRRSVSRLTTPAPEGDELQYILAAGMRAPDHGALRPWQFVVMQGEGIDKFSKLLEKAAIEAGLGEEVEEKAKNAPYRAPMIITVIAKVVEHAKVPAWEQVVAAGCAVHAMQMAAVAQGFGGIWRSGSWTEDPTVRAGLGCGENDKIVGFLYLGTPELRAPAKVATPDMTNFVSYF from the coding sequence ATGAATGCTTTGGAACTTTTGTTAAATCGCCGTTCAGTTTCACGTTTAACCACCCCCGCCCCAGAGGGAGATGAGTTGCAATATATTTTAGCCGCAGGGATGAGAGCACCTGATCATGGGGCTTTGCGTCCTTGGCAATTTGTTGTGATGCAGGGAGAAGGCATTGATAAATTCAGCAAGCTCCTTGAAAAAGCCGCTATTGAAGCGGGATTAGGCGAAGAGGTTGAAGAGAAAGCGAAAAATGCCCCTTACCGGGCTCCCATGATTATTACTGTTATTGCTAAAGTCGTTGAACATGCAAAAGTTCCGGCATGGGAACAAGTCGTTGCCGCGGGTTGTGCCGTTCACGCCATGCAGATGGCCGCCGTTGCCCAAGGTTTTGGCGGTATATGGCGTTCAGGTTCATGGACAGAAGATCCCACTGTCAGGGCAGGGTTGGGGTGTGGGGAAAACGACAAAATCGTTGGATTCCTCTATTTAGGAACACCAGAACTCAGGGCACCGGCAAAAGTCGCAACCCCAGATATGACAAATTTTGTCAGTTATTTCTAA
- the msrB gene encoding peptide-methionine (R)-S-oxide reductase MsrB translates to MTKSQNIFLSIEQLSKMQHHVTQEAGTEPPFSGKLLHNKKSGIYYCLCCRQPLFISETKFDSGCGWPSFYQPISDDSITYIDDYSHNIHRIEVRCSQCQAHLGHVFPDGPKPTGERFCINSASLCFIDKETGEETAG, encoded by the coding sequence ATGACTAAAAGTCAAAATATTTTCCTTTCTATAGAACAGCTTAGTAAAATGCAGCACCATGTTACACAAGAAGCAGGGACTGAGCCGCCATTTTCCGGAAAACTACTGCACAACAAGAAAAGTGGTATTTATTATTGCCTGTGTTGCCGCCAGCCACTATTTATTTCTGAGACGAAATTTGATTCAGGGTGTGGATGGCCGAGTTTCTACCAACCGATCAGTGATGACTCTATCACCTATATTGATGATTATTCTCATAATATCCATCGGATAGAGGTACGTTGTAGTCAATGTCAGGCACATTTGGGGCATGTTTTCCCTGATGGCCCCAAACCGACAGGAGAACGTTTTTGTATCAATTCAGCATCACTGTGTTTTATTGATAAGGAAACCGGCGAAGAAACAGCGGGTTAA
- a CDS encoding D-amino acid dehydrogenase, with protein sequence MKVLILGSGVIGVTSAWYLAQAGHEVIVIDRQNSAAEETSAANAGQISPGYSTPWGAPGIPLKAMKWIFQRHAPLAVRPDGSLFQLRWMWQMLRNCDAGHYAMNKSRMVRLAEYSRDCIKQLRADTGIQYEGRQGGTLQLFRTTKQFDNAANDIKVLEQEGVPYRLLTAEQLATVEPALANTSHKLTGGLQLPNDETGDCQVFTKTLAKMAEDIGVKFIFNKHVKQILVDGNKITGIQCNDGVMSADHYVVAMGSYSTEILKDLVKIPVYPMKGYSLTMPIVDEAKAPVSTVLDETYKIAITRFDNRIRVGGMAEVVGFNLNVPQNRCETLKMVVQDLYHNGGNIAEASFWAGLRPMTPDGTPIVGPTKYANLYLNTGHGTLGWTMACGSGKLLADLISGKNPDIAAEDLSVFRYIDGFNIKVFPMKPHLHTA encoded by the coding sequence ATGAAGGTCCTTATTTTAGGCAGCGGTGTTATTGGTGTAACCAGTGCATGGTATCTTGCGCAGGCAGGCCATGAAGTTATCGTTATTGATCGCCAGAATAGTGCTGCGGAAGAAACCAGTGCCGCTAATGCTGGTCAAATCTCACCAGGATATTCAACCCCTTGGGGCGCACCAGGTATCCCGCTGAAAGCAATGAAGTGGATATTTCAACGTCATGCACCTTTGGCAGTCCGTCCTGATGGTTCTCTGTTCCAGTTGCGCTGGATGTGGCAAATGCTGCGCAATTGCGATGCAGGCCATTACGCGATGAATAAAAGCAGAATGGTACGCTTGGCAGAATATAGCCGGGATTGCATTAAACAATTAAGAGCCGATACCGGGATCCAATATGAGGGACGTCAGGGGGGAACCCTGCAATTGTTTAGAACTACCAAGCAATTTGATAATGCCGCTAATGATATTAAAGTGCTGGAGCAAGAAGGCGTTCCTTATCGATTATTGACTGCCGAGCAATTAGCTACCGTAGAGCCTGCGCTCGCCAATACTTCCCATAAACTGACAGGCGGATTGCAATTACCCAATGATGAAACGGGTGATTGTCAGGTTTTTACCAAGACTCTGGCTAAAATGGCAGAAGATATTGGTGTGAAGTTTATCTTCAACAAGCACGTTAAACAGATTTTGGTGGATGGGAATAAAATCACGGGTATTCAATGTAATGATGGCGTGATGTCAGCGGATCACTATGTGGTAGCGATGGGATCTTATTCCACGGAGATATTGAAAGATTTAGTTAAAATTCCGGTTTATCCGATGAAAGGGTATTCATTGACGATGCCAATCGTGGACGAAGCAAAAGCTCCTGTTTCAACTGTATTGGATGAAACTTACAAGATTGCGATTACCCGTTTTGATAATCGTATTCGTGTTGGTGGCATGGCGGAAGTCGTCGGATTTAATTTGAATGTTCCTCAGAATCGTTGTGAAACATTAAAAATGGTTGTTCAGGATCTTTATCACAATGGGGGTAATATCGCGGAGGCGTCATTCTGGGCAGGTTTGCGTCCTATGACGCCGGATGGTACCCCTATCGTGGGGCCAACCAAGTATGCGAATCTTTATTTAAATACTGGGCATGGAACACTGGGATGGACAATGGCTTGTGGTTCAGGGAAGTTACTGGCGGATTTAATTTCTGGCAAAAATCCTGATATTGCGGCAGAGGATCTCTCTGTATTCAGATATATTGACGGTTTCAATATAAAAGTGTTTCCAATGAAACCTCATTTACACACTGCATAA
- the selD gene encoding selenide, water dikinase SelD, giving the protein MSTEIRLTQYSHGAGCGCKISPKVLETILHSEQLHSEQAKFFDPNLLVGNETRDDAAVYDIGNGTGIISTTDFFMPIVDDPFDFGRIAATNAISDIYAMGGKPIMAIAILGWPINTLAPEIARQVIEGGRAVCQAAGISLAGGHSIDAPEPIFGLAVTGIINIERVKRNNQAKAGSLLFLTKPLGVGVLTTAEKKGVLQPEHQGIAKDIMCQLNKAGADFAEIEGVTAMTDVTGFGLLGHLSEICEGSGVQAKVKFSQVPRLPDVDVYIEKGCVPGGTGRNFDSYGHLMGEMTLPQRHLLCDPQTSGGLLLAILPDAVEKAKAVARSHNIDFVAIGELTEPYSGRALIEVFE; this is encoded by the coding sequence ATGTCAACTGAAATCCGTCTGACTCAATACAGCCACGGTGCCGGATGTGGCTGCAAAATTTCGCCCAAAGTGCTGGAAACTATTTTACATAGTGAACAATTGCACAGTGAACAGGCAAAATTTTTCGATCCTAACCTTTTAGTCGGCAATGAAACCCGTGATGATGCTGCTGTGTATGATATTGGTAATGGTACAGGCATCATCAGTACGACGGATTTCTTTATGCCTATTGTTGATGATCCATTTGATTTTGGCCGTATTGCGGCCACAAATGCCATCAGCGATATCTATGCGATGGGCGGAAAGCCGATCATGGCGATTGCGATTCTAGGCTGGCCAATTAATACGCTGGCGCCGGAAATTGCCCGACAAGTTATTGAGGGAGGCCGGGCTGTTTGCCAGGCAGCAGGTATTTCTCTGGCTGGCGGGCATTCTATTGATGCCCCTGAACCGATATTTGGTCTGGCAGTCACCGGGATTATCAATATTGAACGGGTCAAGCGTAATAATCAGGCCAAAGCGGGAAGTCTTCTGTTTCTGACTAAACCTTTAGGCGTTGGCGTATTGACGACGGCGGAAAAGAAAGGTGTGCTTCAACCTGAACATCAGGGTATTGCGAAAGACATTATGTGTCAGTTGAATAAAGCAGGGGCAGATTTTGCAGAAATTGAGGGTGTGACAGCGATGACGGATGTCACAGGCTTTGGTCTGTTAGGGCATTTGAGTGAAATTTGTGAAGGTTCTGGCGTTCAGGCGAAGGTCAAATTTTCACAAGTTCCAAGATTGCCAGATGTTGATGTTTATATCGAAAAAGGTTGCGTACCGGGTGGCACAGGGCGCAACTTTGACAGTTATGGGCACTTAATGGGAGAGATGACGTTGCCTCAACGTCATCTCTTGTGTGATCCACAAACCTCGGGTGGTTTATTGCTGGCGATTTTGCCGGATGCCGTGGAAAAGGCGAAAGCCGTTGCACGCAGCCACAACATTGATTTTGTTGCTATTGGTGAACTGACTGAACCCTATTCAGGCAGGGCACTCATTGAAGTTTTTGAATAA
- a CDS encoding YeaC family protein, translating to MKLDDLLSAMTPEIYQRLVQAVELGKWQDGVPLTPEQKEYSLQAVMLWQAKNNHDPDHMTIGTNGQIAIKSKQELKAIFQSEMVAKLKPQSEE from the coding sequence ATGAAGTTGGATGATTTACTCTCCGCCATGACGCCTGAAATTTATCAACGATTAGTTCAGGCTGTTGAACTGGGAAAGTGGCAGGATGGTGTTCCCCTCACGCCAGAGCAGAAGGAGTACAGTTTACAAGCAGTGATGCTTTGGCAGGCAAAAAATAATCATGATCCTGACCATATGACGATTGGTACAAATGGCCAAATTGCCATAAAAAGCAAACAGGAGTTAAAGGCGATATTTCAGTCTGAAATGGTCGCGAAATTAAAACCTCAGTCGGAAGAGTGA
- the alr gene encoding alanine racemase translates to MPRPILATIHLDAFRHNLSVIRQKVGNSKIWSVVKANAYGHGLDRIWQSLIQTDGFALLDMNEAIYLREQGWQGPILLLEGFFKPVDLQMINKYRLTTAVHSHWQLDEIEKAKLDNPIDIYLKLNSGMNRLGFTSEEYPKIVSMVRKIKNIHSVTLMTHFANSDNEVGVGGQFAVVEHLQMRSLPHCLANSGAVLWHPKTHRDWVRPGIILYGASPSGKWRDIADIGLKSAMTLQSEVIAVHELPEGEKIGYGSRYTTPKPMRVGTIACGYADGYPRHAPTGTPIMVGGIRTQLLGAISMDMMTVDLTPCPEANVGSIVELWGENLPVDEVAESAGTIGYELLCALAKRVPVTVV, encoded by the coding sequence ATGCCACGTCCTATTTTGGCAACGATCCATCTCGATGCATTCCGCCATAATTTGTCGGTTATTCGCCAAAAAGTGGGTAACAGTAAAATTTGGTCGGTAGTCAAAGCGAATGCGTATGGGCATGGATTGGACAGAATATGGCAATCACTCATTCAGACAGATGGATTTGCACTGCTTGATATGAATGAAGCTATTTATTTAAGGGAGCAGGGATGGCAAGGGCCAATCTTGCTATTGGAAGGTTTTTTCAAGCCCGTGGATTTGCAGATGATCAATAAATACCGTCTGACAACCGCAGTACATAGCCATTGGCAACTTGATGAAATAGAAAAAGCCAAATTGGATAATCCCATTGATATCTATTTAAAACTCAATAGTGGTATGAATCGATTGGGGTTCACCTCAGAAGAGTATCCAAAAATAGTTTCAATGGTGAGAAAGATTAAAAATATTCATTCAGTCACTTTGATGACCCATTTTGCTAACTCAGATAATGAAGTGGGTGTTGGTGGACAATTTGCGGTTGTTGAACATCTGCAAATGCGTTCATTGCCTCATTGCCTGGCGAATTCGGGTGCCGTGTTGTGGCATCCGAAAACACATAGAGATTGGGTACGGCCGGGTATTATTCTTTATGGCGCATCCCCAAGTGGAAAGTGGCGTGATATTGCTGATATTGGGTTGAAATCAGCCATGACATTGCAAAGTGAAGTGATTGCCGTGCATGAACTTCCCGAAGGAGAAAAGATCGGCTATGGCAGTCGTTATACAACCCCGAAGCCGATGCGTGTCGGTACAATCGCCTGTGGTTATGCAGATGGATATCCGCGACATGCTCCAACAGGAACACCGATTATGGTTGGTGGTATTCGCACCCAATTATTGGGCGCGATATCAATGGATATGATGACGGTTGATTTAACGCCATGCCCTGAAGCCAACGTAGGCAGTATTGTTGAGTTATGGGGAGAAAATCTACCTGTAGATGAAGTTGCAGAATCGGCTGGAACCATTGGTTATGAGCTTTTGTGCGCGTTAGCGAAGCGGGTTCCTGTCACTGTGGTTTAA